The Niveispirillum cyanobacteriorum genomic sequence TCGGGCGAATTTGTGTTTGGCGACTGAATCCTAAACCCAATCAATGGCTTGTGCTACACCCGCCAACCAGAATTACCACCGCGATGCATAATCTGGGCTAAATGCAATACGGCGCCATACAGACCGCCATACAGCGCATTGCGAATTTCGTACGTAAAAACAGTGCCTTGCGCGCAGCGGAGCTGCATCAGGTGTGACAAAACCCCTGAAATCACCCTCTGAAGCGACCGCTGAAGATAGCTGCTTTACAGCGCCGCAGCATGCTCTCATCGCTGTCCGTGCCGCCCTTGCCGGCACGGAGCGGGCAAGGGTCAATAGGCTGACAAGCTGATCAGGTTTTGTGATGTTTTGCTCCTGCCCGGATCACTGCTTCGATCTGCTATCGCGTACCTGAAAAGCGACAGTGACCGTCAACGACACGGATCAGAAATACGGCTGCAAAGTGCAAATGCTATCTCCACATAGACAGTCGATTTCAGCATCACCGGCATGTTGACCAGCGCATATCCTCAAGCCAAACGCTGCCTGTGAAAGGCAGTGCCTTGATGATTGAGGAACGAGAAACCCCACTCATCGGTCAGCATTTTCCGGTACCCTTGCCAGACACGTACCCTCTACTATTTCCTGTTTTCTGGTTTTTAAAACGCCCTGCCCTTTTCCTGGAATCCTTAAGGTTCCTAGGGTTGATTTTCACCGTTTTTTCAATATGGTGGAACGCGTAATCGGACATTTTGACGGCACTTTTCGGACGTTGGTGGTCCGTCAAAACGTCCGAATTGCGTGACCTGCTGGGATGCCGGGACATGCTGACGGATTGGAAAGATTCCCGAAGACGCGCCTTGGATCCGGCGCTGGAAGAAATCGACCAGCTGGCAGAGTTCCGTGTCCTGGTCGTTGAAACACGGTAAGGCCGTGGTTGTGGCGGTGGTCAAGTTGTCGCTGTTACCTTCCAGATTGAGCGCAAACCCAAAGAGGCAACCGCAGCGACGATCCTGGAACTGGAAAAGCCCAAAGTCCAGCGGCGGAGAGAGCGCTGGGGAACTGATATCAAGGACTGAATGATATCTCCTTGATATCATAAAAAAACCGCCTATCCCAGGACCAGCCCCTCCCCCATTCGATATGCGCCGCCCTTACCAAGGGACCGAAATCCTGCCCTCCAGGTTCTTCCATTATCTGCGTATAGGAAGCGCCCTCATGAGCGGCAACTTCTCTGATATCAGTATCCTGTCAACAGCATGTCCAGGGCGTTCGTGATCCGCTGGTGCTGGTCATCAAGCGATAGAACAGCCTTGCCCAGCTCCCGCCGCCGTAGGGTGGCGATGGACTGGGTGACCATCACATAGCGGTGCCCCTGGATATCAAATATCGGGTTCAGGCCCGTCATGGGTGGTGGTGCTTCCTTCTCTGCAAAGAGGGGGACGACGACCCTTGTATCCAGCCGGTCCAGCATGTTGGCCTGTACATCAAGAAGATAACCAGGCCGCTGCCCTGGCATGGCATGGACATCGAAGCGCGCCATTAGAACTGCCTGTATTCGGCGAGCGGCAAGCCCTTTTCCTCGACATGGGCATTCCAAGCATCCATAGCTGCCTGATTGTCCTGCCGCCATTGCGCCGCCTTCATTTCCAAAACAGCGGCCGCCAGGCCCCGCTCACAAGCCTGCGACAGGTTGATGTTGAGTTGGCGTGCCTCGCGCAGCAGCGCTTCCGGCAAGGTCACATTGGTGCGTTGACGCACGCCCGCCGTCTCTTGTGTCATGCAGCCCTTCCAGCTCAATACCCATCGACTATGCGCATATCATATACACATATCAATGCACATCCATTCAGGACTGGCCCTTCCCCCCCGCCCTGTTCCATGATCGGGGGCACCATCCACCCGGAGCCTTTTGCGCGATGATTGACCAGAACGGCCAACCCGTGACCAAGCCCTCCCTGAAGACCTATCTGGCCACCTACAATGCCGGGATACGCGGGTCGAAGGAGTTTGGTGCCCTGCCCCGCGCCCTGATCACCATTTGCGACAATCTGGCCCTGGGCAAGACCACCTACGTCAAATGCGTGGAGGGCCAGGTGCAGCTCTCGCGGCGCAAGGACGGCAGCATTGCCGGTAATGGGCTGTGAGCGGGCCCAGTCTGGTCCTGTTCAATCCCGCAGGCCTGCCGCTACCTGCTGGCTGGGCTGTACCTGTCTGCACCCTGTCGCGGGACCTGACGGCCCTGTCCCCCGATCTTGTCATTGCTGCCGATGCCGCGTCGGGCAAACGCACGGGCCATCCCTGGCTGGGCTGGCTGCGCGATGATCCCGACCGGCTGCGCCATGATCGCCGGCGCCTGGATTGCATACTTTCCCATGATGGTTTCATCGTGGAGAACGAAGCCCAGGCGCGGTTCCTGACCGACACGCTGTCCGCCACGGGACGGCCCGCCCCTATTCTGACCGTCGCTGATCTGGCATCCGGACCGTTGGCCACCCTTCTACCCGATATAAGGGCAGCTGCCGGCTTTACGCTCACCGGTTCCGCTGCCCGTGTCGATTACATTGTGCGCATCGGCGGGCGGGACATCCGTTTTGTGCGCCGCTGCCTGGACAGTCTGGCGGCCCAGACATCCGGTGGGATCGGCGTCATCCTGGTCCGCTACGCGCCCGTGCCGGGCCTTGAGGCGGAGATGGAGCGCCAGCGCCCGCATTTCCATCGCCTTGATCTGATCGACATTGCATCCCTCCCCCTTGGCCCCACAACGCGCAGCGCCTGCCTGTGGGCCGGCTTGCAGGCACTGCACGCCGATCTCTTTGGCATGCTGGATGATGATGACGCGCTGCATCCCAATCATGTTGCCAGCCTAAGCCCCCTGGCCCTGTCCGGTGCCATCGCCATTTCCGGTTCGGTCCAGGTCTGGGATGATGCAGCGGGTCCCTTCCCTCCCGCCGATCCTTCCTTCGAACATCGCGCCTTCCACGCCCTGCCACCGCCCGACCGCAGCGCCTTCCTGGCGTGGAACCTGGCGATCCATTCCAGCGCCTTCCTGGCTCCTGCCGATCTCCTACCGGCCCTGGGCCCCGACCCGGCCCTGGATTTCGCTGAGGATAGCTATCTTCTGCGCCGTCTGGCGCGTGTTGCCCCGTTTGCCTCGTCCTGGCGGGTCACAACAGATTTCCACTGGCGACAGGGCGGTACCGATAATACCGCCGCGCGTCCTGACGGGCGGGCCGAGGCCATGGCCCGTATCGCTGACCGGGAACGGCTGGACCCCGTGATCATGGCTCTGCGCGCTGCGGCAGGCAAGGATCTGCCCCTGGCTCCCGCCTGGGGCCAACCTGCTGATCGGCCCGATCTGCCGCGCTTGAGCGGCCCCAGCGACTTCCACGCACTGCCCACAGGGCGCCCGCTCTATGTCTATGGCCGTGGCCGGGGCGGGCGCATCGTGTTGGGGGAATTGTCCAAACATGCCCATCTGCCGGTCATGGCCCTGCTGGACAGTCACAGTACGGGAACTGCCCTTGGCCTGCCTTTGCTGCGGCCCGCCGATCTCTCCGCAGATCATCTACGTGACGGCGTTTTCATCATCGCCAGTGAGCATGTTTCGGCCATGACCGCGACTTTACGCGCCATGGGCGCTGTACATATCCATGACGCCACACCCCATATCCGCCTCTATACGGCGCTGCCGGGCTGAAAGGGATACGCCCCTGGCCGCTGGCGCTGCTCTTCCACAATGGCCGCGGCGGTTTTCTCTGGATGCGGCTGCGTTGAAAACAGGGGGCGCGAGTAGAGTCCCGACTACCCGCCCAGCTTGCTGATGGGCGGGGCCGACGGGTACAGCATCAGCCCATCATCCTCCAGCGTTACATGCGCCTGCGGATAGGCGGCGAGCGCCAGTTTCAGCTGGGGGATCATGAAACGCTTGAAGTCGCGGATGCGGGCATATTCGGCCCCATGCTGGGCATGCAGCGCCTGCCAGGAAATGGTCGTCGGCTTGGTCAGGCTGCGCAGCCGGTAGGACAGCCAGACATAGAGATCAAGCGCCAGACTGCTGGCCCCGATGGCCCGGATAGCCTGTTCCAGCAACGGGATCGGGTATTTACGCAGATTATCGTAGAAATCCTCCGACAGCACGATGTGCTCTTCCCAGAGCGCACCCTGCGTATCGTCCGTCATCTTCACGCCCAGTTGGCCGCCCTTGATGATGGTCTGCCGCATGAAGCCGGGGGCGCTGTCAGGTGTCTGCTGCCAGCTGAACATGACGGTCGATGCCGCGATCCGGCGCAATTGCTCGCTGACTGACTGCCTTGTCTTGCCGCCCGGTGCCACGCCGATCCGTTCCAGAAAGGCGTTCATGGTTCGGCCGACCTCGACCTCCCGGCTGCCTGTACGGATGGCCTGGGTCTGCAGGTAAAGCATCACCAGTCGTGCATGCGCCCCAAAGGGCACGCCGACCTTGACCAGTTCGCTGCGTGTCTTGCCGGGTAAATGTCCGGGACTGATGGTCAGGGTGACCTGACCCATTTCTCGCTGCCAGACAGCATCATCGGGGACCCGCTTGTGCGGCAGGGCGGTGAAAGCCCAGCCTGTATAAGCCCAGCCCAAATCCTCCCGCTCGCCGGCCATGACTTCGGCGGCGATGTCGACGAGGTGTTTCTCGTCCGGGTCGGCATACAGCTTGGCGTTATCCTTGCCGTGCTGCCTGATGAGCTGATGTATAGTTCCCATGGCCTGGAAGATTACGCAGCCTTTCTCCGAATGCAATCGGGACTCTACTCGCGCAAGCTATTA encodes the following:
- a CDS encoding CcdB family protein translates to MARFDVHAMPGQRPGYLLDVQANMLDRLDTRVVVPLFAEKEAPPPMTGLNPIFDIQGHRYVMVTQSIATLRRRELGKAVLSLDDQHQRITNALDMLLTGY
- a CDS encoding type II toxin-antitoxin system CcdA family antitoxin produces the protein MTQETAGVRQRTNVTLPEALLREARQLNINLSQACERGLAAAVLEMKAAQWRQDNQAAMDAWNAHVEEKGLPLAEYRQF
- a CDS encoding replication protein RepA, encoding MGTIHQLIRQHGKDNAKLYADPDEKHLVDIAAEVMAGEREDLGWAYTGWAFTALPHKRVPDDAVWQREMGQVTLTISPGHLPGKTRSELVKVGVPFGAHARLVMLYLQTQAIRTGSREVEVGRTMNAFLERIGVAPGGKTRQSVSEQLRRIAASTVMFSWQQTPDSAPGFMRQTIIKGGQLGVKMTDDTQGALWEEHIVLSEDFYDNLRKYPIPLLEQAIRAIGASSLALDLYVWLSYRLRSLTKPTTISWQALHAQHGAEYARIRDFKRFMIPQLKLALAAYPQAHVTLEDDGLMLYPSAPPISKLGG